Proteins encoded in a region of the Flavobacterium sp. MDT1-60 genome:
- a CDS encoding GLPGLI family protein — translation MKKTLFTFFALCLINLSFAQKTNKAIKVTYQRSYNGKVTPNQDPLFLYASQDLSLITTDKIMQQKADLPFEQTFVDFKTKTILQLAQLKTNKLILNRDNEALGKQKFEFTAETKKILNFNCKKAITIVNSNKIEIWYTNELGLKGGPSVLGQDLGLVLETIRNGNSIVTATKIENLKTVPAILSIPAVQEVDQLTYKDLLWKSRFVNISVFNKEQIHFVNDAKSNDSIFRYASGTVIVRKVKFPEIKKGSSIYVDVTQQSNGDAYDRTGSVFMIPMDKKSSFLDGLKNGVNTLPVYENGNGKKYQGVAATDDYTPLLELMRFFTPFGVKHFNYLQLKNKVWQDSVFYRQDISLLQPKLSNQEVYIGMFIGNYDAGGHKASLNITIHQGEDNNPKGDFILPLFNTLNVMEMAGQEYATMFDNEKGLEMTFEVPEGYKNFKLSYTTTGHGGWENGDEFLQKKNTIFIDGKEVFGFTPWRTDCGSYRLSNPASGNFGNGLSSSDESRSNWCPGTTTNPNLIDLGNLSPGKHTIRVSIPLGKPEGTSSSAWNVSGFLIGER, via the coding sequence ATGAAGAAAACTTTATTTACATTCTTTGCTCTTTGCTTAATCAATTTATCTTTTGCACAAAAAACAAACAAAGCGATTAAAGTTACATACCAAAGAAGTTATAACGGAAAAGTGACTCCAAATCAGGATCCTTTATTTTTATACGCATCGCAAGATCTGAGTTTGATCACAACAGATAAAATCATGCAACAAAAAGCGGATCTTCCGTTCGAGCAGACTTTTGTTGATTTCAAGACCAAAACCATTTTGCAATTGGCACAACTTAAAACCAATAAACTGATTCTCAATCGGGATAATGAAGCTTTGGGAAAACAAAAATTTGAATTCACAGCTGAAACCAAAAAGATTCTAAATTTCAATTGCAAAAAAGCAATAACCATAGTGAATTCGAATAAAATCGAAATTTGGTACACGAATGAATTGGGACTAAAAGGCGGACCAAGTGTTTTGGGACAAGATTTAGGTTTGGTTCTGGAAACTATTCGTAACGGGAATAGCATTGTTACAGCTACCAAAATTGAGAATTTAAAAACAGTTCCGGCAATTCTTTCAATACCAGCAGTTCAGGAAGTTGACCAATTGACCTATAAAGATTTATTGTGGAAAAGCCGTTTTGTGAATATTTCTGTTTTTAACAAAGAGCAAATTCATTTTGTAAATGATGCAAAATCGAATGACAGTATCTTTAGATACGCCAGTGGAACGGTAATTGTTCGAAAGGTAAAATTCCCTGAAATAAAAAAAGGAAGTTCTATTTATGTAGATGTGACGCAACAATCGAACGGTGATGCCTATGACAGAACCGGTTCGGTTTTTATGATTCCAATGGATAAAAAAAGTTCTTTTCTTGACGGATTAAAAAATGGAGTCAACACATTACCGGTTTATGAAAACGGGAACGGTAAAAAATATCAGGGTGTTGCGGCGACAGACGATTATACACCTTTGCTGGAATTGATGCGCTTTTTTACTCCTTTTGGTGTGAAGCATTTTAACTATCTACAATTAAAAAATAAGGTTTGGCAGGATAGTGTTTTCTATCGTCAGGACATTTCGCTTCTACAACCCAAATTGAGTAATCAGGAAGTGTATATCGGAATGTTTATAGGAAATTATGATGCGGGCGGACATAAAGCAAGTTTGAACATTACGATTCATCAGGGCGAAGATAATAATCCAAAAGGCGATTTTATTTTACCCCTTTTCAATACATTAAATGTAATGGAAATGGCCGGACAAGAATATGCCACCATGTTTGATAACGAAAAAGGATTGGAAATGACTTTTGAGGTGCCGGAAGGATATAAAAATTTCAAATTGAGTTACACCACAACGGGCCATGGAGGCTGGGAAAATGGTGATGAATTTTTACAAAAAAAGAACACAATTTTTATTGATGGAAAAGAAGTTTTTGGATTCACACCATGGCGCACCGATTGTGGTTCGTATCGATTGAGCAATCCGGCTTCGGGGAATTTTGGAAACGGATTATCATCTTCTGACGAAAGCCGTTCTAACTGGTGTCCGGGAACCACTACTAATCCAAATCTAATTGATTTAGGAAATCTTTCGCCTGGAAAGCATACTATTCGTGTATCCATTCCACTTGGAAAACCCGAAGGAACCAGCAGCAGTGCGTGGAATGTTTCCGGATTTTTGATTGGAGAAAGGTAA